From a region of the Microbacterium sp. nov. GSS16 genome:
- the mobF gene encoding MobF family relaxase, giving the protein MREAEMKGGVILFRGNGAAARRYIEADRSRADEYYLGADDAVAEYAVLDGRGEVTATHALSADEYEGWVDWINPGTGESMGTPRAAAVGMKGSPLFAEMTINAPKSLSVAAALHPDVSVALDAAQQDALAEIRQWLGQHSVTRVGPRDAREVLPIERMQVVGIRHKTSRAGDPHRHIHMQIGMRVWAAGKWRALDTAALFKQQGAIRALGTAVIAAHPQLAQTLTRHGLALDPASGEIRELEPFNAMMSKRSAQIRRNLDRLEAEWEAAHPGEELGRVMTARLQGIAWTHQRPGKKPVDLKDEQWWVQELREAGYDPATSEHRTSQPAVAVDELSVQEVASRALDRSAASSSAWTRHTLQEHVTRITTEAGVQATPAELREFITLATELAVSDCFSVLPPGAATPEHVAHLTSLSVLTAEAALRDQLTATKPKRKSEHPDVTEAAIAAGLDRGQTVAAAAVASADALVIVEGAAGSGKTTMLRTAIDVAAEHGRPSRVVAPTLRAAQVAHEELGVPATSVAALVYAHGWRWNADGVWTRIAVGDTDPESGRAYTGPPKDTRLSRGERVIVDEAGMLDQDTAHALLAVTAEAGANVALVGDRAQLPAVGRGGVLEMAAQIRGRTYDMTELHRFADAEYAALTLALRDRETPGDVFDQLAVLGLVTLHADDEQACERITETAHHGEAITVVTNDEAAELNERMRTGRVERGEVDDEVTATGSDGLPIGAGDLIQTRRNDTALGVANRQQWIVQHIADDGTVYAREVGSGRKNPRTVTLPPEYVAGHAHLSYAATAYGVQGATVTTSHTILSEATTAAGVYVGMTRGRETNRLHVIAEDMADARAQFIEALERDPADRGLAHVTAQAAEAVRGLVANGPVKLVTEELARLDQVAERAKEQADRWEQKAARLDAQRDAHRAEDEQADAVIHAAEDAAEHVRTEVTRPLVQRAEQDGATYLAAVEDEAAASTRLSAVGRFGRRKARAEHQAAKEQTQTQRARVRDNWGSAPPRNHQALPGWAAQTAAQKAKGDPRVAEAARAADAARTDRGKTSRRHKQERFALLAREIGTEQARSDQFGMRTVNPQRAARDALTRATLARAEADELRNLSVNDAARIIAAKRAEQEQTRRLLEQRERQLNPFQRTTPGSDPGRDGPARGL; this is encoded by the coding sequence ACGGGCGCGGCGAAGTCACCGCTACCCACGCTCTGTCGGCGGATGAGTACGAGGGGTGGGTGGACTGGATCAATCCCGGCACGGGCGAGTCGATGGGAACTCCGCGCGCGGCGGCCGTGGGTATGAAGGGGTCGCCGTTGTTCGCGGAGATGACGATCAATGCCCCCAAGAGCCTGTCGGTTGCCGCTGCACTCCACCCCGATGTATCGGTGGCACTCGACGCTGCGCAGCAGGACGCCCTTGCGGAGATTCGCCAGTGGCTGGGTCAGCACTCGGTCACTCGGGTCGGTCCGCGTGATGCGCGGGAAGTGTTGCCTATCGAGCGGATGCAGGTCGTCGGTATCCGTCATAAGACCTCGCGTGCGGGTGATCCGCATCGGCATATCCATATGCAGATCGGCATGCGGGTGTGGGCGGCTGGGAAGTGGCGGGCACTGGATACGGCAGCGTTGTTCAAGCAGCAGGGCGCGATCCGCGCCCTCGGTACGGCGGTGATCGCTGCGCACCCGCAGCTCGCGCAGACCCTTACCAGGCATGGCCTGGCTCTCGACCCGGCCAGCGGCGAAATCAGGGAGTTGGAGCCGTTCAACGCGATGATGTCGAAGCGGTCGGCGCAGATCAGGCGCAACCTCGACCGGCTCGAAGCCGAGTGGGAGGCCGCGCATCCGGGCGAGGAGCTGGGGCGGGTGATGACGGCGCGGTTGCAAGGCATCGCGTGGACGCACCAGCGGCCTGGCAAGAAGCCTGTCGACCTCAAGGATGAGCAATGGTGGGTGCAGGAACTCCGTGAGGCCGGATACGACCCCGCAACGTCTGAGCACCGCACCTCGCAACCAGCCGTCGCGGTGGATGAGCTATCAGTGCAGGAGGTTGCATCGCGGGCGCTGGATCGGAGCGCCGCCTCATCCTCGGCGTGGACGAGGCACACGCTCCAGGAGCACGTCACCCGCATCACCACCGAAGCAGGTGTGCAGGCAACCCCTGCCGAGTTACGGGAGTTCATCACCCTGGCGACCGAGCTTGCCGTCTCGGATTGCTTCTCGGTGCTGCCGCCTGGCGCGGCGACGCCGGAGCATGTCGCGCACCTGACCAGCCTCAGCGTGCTCACCGCAGAGGCCGCGCTCCGCGACCAACTCACCGCCACGAAGCCAAAGCGGAAGTCGGAGCACCCCGACGTGACAGAGGCGGCGATCGCCGCCGGACTCGATAGAGGGCAGACGGTCGCGGCAGCGGCCGTCGCATCTGCCGATGCGCTGGTGATCGTGGAAGGAGCAGCAGGCAGCGGAAAGACGACCATGCTCCGCACCGCCATCGACGTTGCCGCCGAGCATGGCAGACCGTCGCGGGTGGTTGCCCCGACGTTGCGCGCCGCGCAGGTCGCGCACGAAGAACTCGGGGTGCCCGCAACCAGCGTCGCGGCGCTCGTGTATGCGCACGGGTGGCGCTGGAATGCTGACGGCGTATGGACACGCATCGCTGTGGGCGATACCGACCCCGAGAGTGGTCGCGCCTACACCGGCCCGCCGAAAGATACGCGCTTGTCGCGGGGTGAGCGGGTGATCGTGGACGAGGCCGGGATGCTCGACCAAGACACCGCTCACGCCCTCCTGGCCGTCACTGCCGAGGCAGGCGCGAACGTCGCGCTCGTCGGCGACCGCGCCCAACTCCCCGCCGTCGGCCGAGGCGGGGTGCTCGAAATGGCCGCGCAGATACGTGGCCGAACCTATGACATGACCGAACTACACAGGTTCGCCGATGCCGAGTACGCAGCACTCACGCTGGCGTTGCGCGATCGCGAGACCCCTGGCGACGTGTTCGACCAGCTTGCCGTGCTGGGGCTCGTGACGTTGCACGCCGATGATGAGCAAGCCTGCGAGCGTATCACCGAGACCGCTCACCATGGCGAGGCGATCACGGTCGTTACGAACGACGAGGCGGCGGAGTTGAATGAGCGCATGCGCACCGGCCGGGTTGAGCGTGGCGAGGTTGATGACGAGGTGACGGCAACCGGCAGCGACGGCCTGCCCATCGGGGCCGGTGACCTGATCCAGACCCGCAGAAATGACACCGCGCTCGGAGTCGCAAACCGACAGCAATGGATCGTCCAGCACATCGCCGACGACGGCACCGTCTATGCCCGCGAGGTTGGCAGCGGCCGCAAGAACCCCCGCACTGTCACCCTGCCGCCGGAGTATGTGGCCGGGCATGCGCACCTGTCCTATGCGGCGACCGCGTATGGCGTCCAAGGCGCAACCGTCACCACCTCCCACACAATCCTGTCGGAGGCGACCACCGCGGCCGGGGTCTACGTCGGGATGACCAGAGGCCGCGAGACCAACCGGCTGCATGTCATCGCCGAAGACATGGCCGATGCCAGAGCACAGTTCATCGAGGCATTGGAACGCGACCCTGCAGACCGAGGCCTCGCCCACGTCACAGCCCAAGCAGCAGAAGCCGTACGCGGCCTCGTCGCCAATGGCCCGGTCAAGCTCGTCACCGAAGAACTCGCTCGCCTCGACCAGGTAGCCGAGCGCGCCAAGGAGCAGGCAGACCGGTGGGAGCAAAAAGCCGCGCGCCTCGACGCCCAACGAGACGCCCACCGTGCCGAAGATGAGCAAGCCGACGCCGTAATCCACGCTGCTGAGGACGCAGCCGAGCACGTCCGTACCGAAGTCACCAGGCCACTCGTCCAACGAGCAGAGCAGGACGGCGCGACCTACCTTGCCGCTGTCGAGGACGAAGCCGCCGCCAGCACCCGACTCTCGGCCGTCGGCAGGTTCGGTCGGCGCAAAGCCCGCGCCGAGCACCAGGCCGCGAAGGAACAGACGCAGACTCAACGGGCGCGAGTGCGCGACAACTGGGGCAGCGCACCGCCCCGTAATCACCAAGCACTCCCCGGATGGGCAGCCCAGACAGCGGCACAGAAAGCGAAAGGTGACCCCCGCGTGGCCGAAGCCGCCCGCGCCGCCGACGCTGCGCGCACCGACCGAGGAAAAACCTCGCGGCGACACAAGCAAGAACGGTTCGCATTGTTGGCTCGTGAAATTGGAACCGAGCAAGCACGCAGCGATCAGTTCGGAATGCGCACCGTCAACCCACAGCGTGCCGCCCGAGACGCCCTCACGCGAGCAACATTGGCGCGCGCCGAAGCCGACGAACTCCGCAACCTCTCAGTCAACGACGCTGCACGAATCATTGCAGCCAAGCGGGCCGAGCAGGAACAGACACGACGGCTGTTGGAGCAGCGAGAGCGGCAACTCAACCCGTTCCAGCGCACCACCCCCGGCAGCGACCCAGGTCGTGACGGGCCAGCACGCGGCCTGTGA